The nucleotide window AAGAGTTTTTTTGGTTTTAGTAGTGGTTCGCCACCGGTTATACCGGTTCCTAATGCGTTCATACTGTCTATTTCTGTATAGACGTCTTCGGGTGTTTTAACTTGTTTTTCGTTTATCCATGTTTTGTCTTTGTTTTTTCGTTTTTTTGATATTGGGCAGTAGTAACAATCGTTGTTGCATATTCCTGTTAGGAATAGGACTGCTTTAGCTCCTTTTCTACATAACTTACAGCCTGAGGCGATTTCTCCAGATATTATTGGTTCTGTCTCTGTGTTATTTTTCATTTTTATTGGTTTATGTTTAGGTTGTTTTTTTGGTTGCGTTTTCTGCGGCTTTTTTTAGTCTTTTTGTTACGAAGTTTTTGTCTAGGGATAGTAGGAACCATGCGGCTCTGGGGCCTGATGGCCTTCCTAATAGGGCTATGTATATTGCTCCGAATGCTTGTCTGGGGTTTAGGTCTTGTTTTTTGAATATGTTGTATATTTGGTTTTTGAGTTCTTGGTCTGTGTATTCGTTGTTTTTTAGGTCTATTGCTAGTTTTTCTAGGAATTTTGCTTGTTTTTGGTTCAGTTCTTTGGTTTCGGGGGGTAGTTGTTTTTGTATTTGGAAACGGGCTTTTTCTGGGGCATAGGTGTCTATCCAGGTTTTTGCTCTATCGATCCATTTATCTAGCCATTGTTGTTCTATTTCTGGGTTCCAGTGGCCTGTTCTTTCTAATATTTTTTGTATTTCTTGTTTGTTGTTTGCTATTTGTATTGCGTTTACTAGGTGTTTGAATGGTATTTGTATTGGTTGTTGTTTTGGTGGTTGGTTGTTGGGTTGGGATAGTTTGTATGTTTGTTGTTTTTCTTGGTTGAGTTCGTTGTTGTAGTATTGTTTTTCGTGTTTTTGGTAGTTGCTTATTGTTTGTACGGTTCCGAATCCGGTGTCGATTTCTATGTGTCTGTTGGGTGGTTTTTCTACCAGCATGTATCTGATGATTTCGGGGGGTAGGAACTCTAGCATTCTTTTTGGAGTTAGTGCTATTCCTTTTGAGCTTGACATCTCGCCTTCGCCTTTGAGTCCGACCTGTTCATATACGATTGGGTAGGGTTGTTCGTATCCATATACTTCTTTTGCTATTCTTTGGCCTGTGTCGTATGATCCTCCGTCTGCAGCGT belongs to Methanonatronarchaeum sp. AMET-Sl and includes:
- the lysS gene encoding lysine--tRNA ligase, whose product is MHWSISKAKEALQWKGEKQVVASGISPSGPIHYGNFREILTADLMYRALEEVGAKPKLLFIFDDYDPLRKVYPYLDSSYQEHVGKPLNTVPDPEGCHDSYAEHYATEFTESLEKLGINPEIKYASQMYREGDFSKVTTKALDETDKIIEILEEETGRDLPQNWLPYNPLCSECGRISTTTPHDYTELKVSYSCECGHQGTAQIDKGEGKLPWRVDWPAKWTILGVTVEPFGKDHAADGGSYDTGQRIAKEVYGYEQPYPIVYEQVGLKGEGEMSSSKGIALTPKRMLEFLPPEIIRYMLVEKPPNRHIEIDTGFGTVQTISNYQKHEKQYYNNELNQEKQQTYKLSQPNNQPPKQQPIQIPFKHLVNAIQIANNKQEIQKILERTGHWNPEIEQQWLDKWIDRAKTWIDTYAPEKARFQIQKQLPPETKELNQKQAKFLEKLAIDLKNNEYTDQELKNQIYNIFKKQDLNPRQAFGAIYIALLGRPSGPRAAWFLLSLDKNFVTKRLKKAAENATKKTT